In Maridesulfovibrio sp., a single genomic region encodes these proteins:
- a CDS encoding transglutaminase domain-containing protein — MIFKKFICLFLLAASISISGCSSLLVPVQISPYTNRVDEILKTSGSNRPQLEKFLTGFDSPEKKQAAQFIAANLPPCDRAGLSSGLLTDNLEYAFLARATTPWGKDVPWSDFLHYVLPHRVSQEKAVEWRKPFYTELLPVVSKCNSMEEAVLAVNRWCFSKTGFKSTQRWDQNPLMTINRGWGRCEEAVILTVCALRSVGIPARQAMVPAWQHSNDNHTWTEVKIGGKWHYIESANPDYGLDHAWFSGSARKAPLVISYAYGQLTNPEEPILKRTFGCTLLNTTARYAPVSRTTIAVRDNSGKPVPETAVFFSVFNYGSFSPVAVKTTDAEGKTDILLGPGSVLVSAAQGNASAYTGSTWIPGEQKKRDNILLSLTPENKPEGNILFRFDYNDSQAASAPPVNSEGAKKATEDTLKKSRLDRLQGMKDAASRFNPDLGPQIALAGLNVPQILLALNTCPTQFLPELKAEIKALAPADLICATGSELVSNTVLAVQSRAEAEDAGLNYNDKIFNEYVLNPRIMYEQMRPWRSVLHTEFNFDKGKKIAHILAEIGKTAKNLDSSPRGPLGSSLSPLGVYESGTASNNSEICLFATAAMRAAGIPARYLDEQGWTEYFDGKDWQPFYPQSPELTGNRNATDESRSYYSPWQTIKFRLPGYGKEDKHARYFRDFTVSRLYGRKFFRILEKTINGQLDEKNNIWEISVPTGENYLISARRNNKNEPNISVIKIIQAPIGTLNRQNTTRK; from the coding sequence ATGATTTTCAAAAAATTTATCTGTCTTTTCCTGCTTGCGGCATCCATCTCAATCAGCGGATGCTCCTCTCTACTTGTCCCTGTTCAAATTTCACCTTACACGAACAGGGTTGACGAAATTCTCAAGACATCGGGCAGCAACAGACCGCAACTTGAAAAATTCCTGACCGGCTTTGATTCACCGGAAAAAAAACAGGCCGCGCAATTCATTGCAGCCAACCTTCCTCCCTGCGACAGGGCCGGACTCTCATCCGGTCTGCTGACGGATAACCTTGAATACGCTTTCCTTGCCAGGGCGACCACTCCTTGGGGAAAAGATGTTCCGTGGTCGGACTTTCTGCACTATGTGCTCCCCCACCGGGTAAGTCAGGAAAAGGCTGTCGAGTGGCGCAAACCGTTCTATACAGAACTGCTGCCCGTAGTATCAAAATGCAATTCGATGGAAGAAGCGGTACTGGCGGTAAACCGCTGGTGCTTTTCCAAGACAGGATTCAAATCAACCCAACGCTGGGATCAGAATCCACTGATGACAATCAACCGGGGCTGGGGAAGATGCGAAGAAGCGGTCATCCTCACGGTCTGCGCACTGCGCAGCGTTGGGATTCCGGCAAGACAGGCGATGGTCCCGGCATGGCAGCACTCCAACGACAATCACACCTGGACAGAAGTTAAAATCGGCGGGAAATGGCACTACATTGAATCCGCAAACCCCGACTACGGACTGGACCACGCATGGTTCAGCGGATCGGCCCGCAAGGCCCCACTGGTTATCTCATACGCATACGGCCAGCTTACCAATCCCGAAGAACCTATTCTGAAACGCACTTTCGGCTGCACACTGCTCAATACCACGGCCCGCTACGCTCCTGTTTCCAGAACTACAATTGCGGTCCGCGACAATTCCGGTAAGCCGGTACCTGAAACGGCTGTTTTCTTCTCAGTATTCAATTACGGCAGCTTCTCACCGGTTGCCGTTAAAACAACGGATGCGGAAGGCAAAACGGACATCCTGCTTGGTCCCGGATCGGTTCTCGTCTCTGCGGCGCAGGGCAATGCTTCGGCATATACGGGTTCAACATGGATTCCCGGAGAACAGAAAAAACGGGACAACATCCTGCTTTCACTAACCCCGGAGAATAAGCCCGAGGGGAATATTCTCTTCCGTTTCGACTATAATGATTCCCAGGCAGCCTCAGCCCCCCCGGTAAATTCCGAAGGGGCTAAGAAAGCAACCGAGGACACACTGAAGAAATCAAGATTGGACCGGTTACAGGGAATGAAGGATGCCGCATCCAGATTCAACCCGGACCTAGGCCCGCAAATAGCGCTGGCCGGCTTGAATGTTCCCCAGATACTTCTGGCGCTGAATACATGTCCGACACAGTTTTTACCGGAACTGAAAGCCGAAATTAAAGCACTTGCTCCTGCCGATCTTATCTGCGCAACCGGCAGTGAGCTGGTTTCAAATACAGTTTTAGCAGTACAATCAAGAGCGGAAGCTGAAGACGCAGGGCTCAATTACAACGACAAAATATTCAACGAATATGTCCTTAATCCCCGAATAATGTATGAGCAGATGCGTCCCTGGCGCAGTGTTCTGCACACGGAATTCAACTTTGACAAAGGTAAAAAAATTGCTCATATTCTTGCTGAGATCGGAAAAACTGCCAAAAATCTGGACAGTTCTCCACGTGGGCCTCTAGGCAGCAGCCTTTCCCCATTGGGAGTATATGAATCCGGTACAGCGTCCAACAACTCCGAAATCTGTCTTTTTGCCACAGCTGCAATGCGTGCGGCAGGAATCCCGGCCCGCTATCTGGACGAACAGGGGTGGACAGAATATTTCGATGGAAAAGACTGGCAGCCGTTTTATCCGCAATCCCCGGAACTAACCGGCAACCGCAATGCCACCGATGAAAGCAGATCCTACTATTCACCATGGCAGACCATAAAATTCCGGCTCCCGGGATACGGCAAAGAGGACAAGCATGCCCGTTATTTCAGGGATTTTACCGTATCAAGACTGTACGGACGCAAGTTTTTCAGAATTCTCGAAAAAACAATAAACGGACAACTGGATGAAAAAAACAATATCTGGGAAATAAGTGTTCCCACTGGAGAAAACTACCTGATCAGTGCCAGGCGAAATAACAAAAATGAACCGAACATATCGGTAATTAAAATTATCCAAGCACCAATCGGCACATTAAATCGCCAGAACACAACGAGAAAGTGA
- a CDS encoding iron-sulfur cluster biosynthesis family protein, which produces MLKITDKAKEVLDQHFAEKEKEPIRIYVASACSGTRLALGIDSAKDGDETIALEGYDFVIDKELLEQAKPLEIDLTPMGIEISSSMVFEQTPGSCGSCCGGCS; this is translated from the coding sequence ATGCTCAAGATCACAGATAAAGCAAAAGAAGTGCTTGATCAGCATTTTGCAGAAAAGGAAAAAGAACCCATTCGTATATACGTAGCCTCGGCATGCAGCGGAACCCGCCTTGCTCTCGGCATAGACAGCGCAAAGGATGGAGATGAAACCATCGCTCTTGAAGGTTACGACTTCGTAATCGACAAAGAACTTCTGGAACAGGCCAAACCGCTGGAAATCGACCTGACCCCGATGGGAATCGAAATCTCCTCTTCCATGGTCTTTGAACAGACCCCCGGAAGCTGCGGAAGCTGCTGCGGCGGATGCAGTTAA
- a CDS encoding AraC family transcriptional regulator, translating into MSDKSEKIIFSEPEGLPQVSAVQAWNIANRFPRHVHTGYIFTCIDRGRRKMKFAAETVMFNAGEMCILPPGTSHNCESISGDTFGPHSYRALCVSAGYMKQLAEEITGRPGILPGFSPADTHKNFDRESFDIFFSLLECGGEIMERDIALREFLYHAILNLSTGNFVPEEAGNQQQALERVRNHIQTNFRERTTLSDLARTGCISPFYLQKLFVKHYGVSPQELLINCRIREAEKLLQQGIPPAEAAVDSGFADQSHFSRHFKKINGISPGRFINDNCVRDKNQ; encoded by the coding sequence ATGTCCGATAAAAGCGAAAAAATCATTTTTTCCGAACCTGAAGGTCTTCCGCAGGTCAGCGCAGTACAGGCCTGGAACATAGCCAACCGTTTCCCGCGCCATGTTCACACAGGCTACATATTCACCTGTATCGACCGGGGTAGACGCAAAATGAAATTCGCTGCCGAAACCGTAATGTTCAATGCCGGGGAGATGTGCATACTTCCCCCCGGCACGTCTCACAACTGCGAATCGATTTCAGGAGATACTTTCGGTCCGCACTCATACCGGGCGCTGTGTGTTTCTGCAGGATACATGAAGCAGCTAGCAGAAGAAATCACCGGCCGCCCCGGCATACTTCCCGGTTTCAGCCCCGCAGACACCCATAAAAACTTCGACCGGGAGTCGTTTGATATTTTTTTCAGCCTGCTTGAATGCGGCGGAGAAATCATGGAAAGGGACATCGCCCTTAGGGAATTCCTGTATCATGCCATACTGAACCTGAGCACAGGCAATTTTGTTCCCGAAGAGGCCGGAAATCAGCAACAGGCTTTGGAAAGAGTCCGCAACCATATTCAGACAAATTTCCGGGAAAGGACAACTCTGTCCGACCTGGCCCGCACGGGATGCATCAGCCCGTTTTATTTACAGAAACTTTTTGTGAAGCATTATGGGGTGTCTCCGCAGGAATTGCTCATAAACTGCAGAATCAGGGAAGCGGAAAAACTGCTGCAGCAGGGAATTCCACCGGCGGAAGCCGCTGTTGATTCAGGCTTTGCGGACCAAAGTCATTTTTCCCGCCATTTTAAAAAAATAAACGGAATATCGCCGGGACGTTTTATTAATGACAACTGTGTTCGGGACAAAAACCAATAG
- a CDS encoding cupin domain-containing protein — MISDEFAMLVSNGCVETVDGPIFCTELDWNPHAAFEGVALKHIVTGENTAGQLSCHIVRIEPGCVLESHTHDPQWELHEVIKGSGVATVSGKESDYHPGKSSVIPSGQTHKVQAGDEGLILLAKFFPALL, encoded by the coding sequence ATGATCAGTGATGAATTTGCCATGCTTGTTTCAAACGGTTGCGTGGAAACTGTGGACGGTCCCATATTCTGCACGGAACTTGACTGGAATCCCCACGCCGCGTTTGAAGGGGTTGCGCTCAAGCATATTGTCACCGGAGAAAACACAGCTGGTCAGCTGAGTTGCCACATCGTCAGAATAGAACCGGGCTGCGTTCTTGAATCGCACACCCACGACCCTCAATGGGAACTGCACGAAGTAATCAAAGGAAGCGGGGTTGCCACTGTTTCAGGCAAAGAATCAGATTATCATCCGGGAAAATCGTCGGTTATACCTTCCGGGCAGACCCATAAAGTGCAGGCCGGAGACGAAGGGCTCATCCTGCTTGCCAAGTTTTTCCCGGCCCTGCTATAA
- a CDS encoding OsmC family protein, whose translation MSKEMIIEFGPGKTVSAASDGFTIVTDLPDSLGGDGSAPTPMNLFMASLATCAAHFARNFCESRSISMDGMGMKVEYTADPETKQLTKFNYQLTLPEGFPEKYKAALLRAVDMCPIKKQLLTPPSFNLEIV comes from the coding sequence ATGTCCAAGGAAATGATTATTGAATTCGGTCCCGGCAAGACGGTGTCGGCAGCTTCCGATGGCTTCACCATTGTGACAGACCTGCCGGACTCTCTCGGCGGGGATGGTTCAGCACCCACTCCCATGAATCTGTTCATGGCTTCACTGGCAACCTGTGCAGCTCATTTTGCCAGAAACTTCTGCGAAAGCAGATCAATATCCATGGATGGAATGGGAATGAAGGTCGAATACACTGCGGACCCTGAAACCAAACAACTGACCAAATTCAACTACCAGTTGACGCTGCCGGAAGGGTTTCCCGAAAAATACAAGGCGGCTCTGCTCCGCGCAGTGGATATGTGTCCGATCAAAAAACAGCTGCTCACTCCCCCATCTTTTAATCTGGAAATCGTCTAA
- a CDS encoding YkgJ family cysteine cluster protein: protein MSFLTDFIDFLSALVRRHRLKKNNRMVVIRGSCNMCGNCCRGISLYIDGKWLKKEKQFSKMQGKYSYLRRFEICGRTDSGLLKFRCTCLSNDGTCNDYENRPELCKNFPAPSIYLMDGYLPDGCSFRMSTETDFEKILEHAIKDTAGFKAVPCSDKKKSGFSGS from the coding sequence ATGAGCTTTCTAACAGATTTCATAGACTTCCTGAGCGCACTGGTCCGCAGGCACCGGCTCAAAAAAAACAACCGAATGGTCGTCATTCGCGGTTCATGCAACATGTGCGGAAACTGTTGTCGGGGCATCAGTCTTTACATTGACGGGAAATGGCTCAAAAAAGAAAAGCAGTTCTCGAAAATGCAGGGCAAATACTCATATCTGCGGCGCTTTGAAATATGCGGACGAACCGATTCCGGACTGCTGAAATTCAGGTGCACTTGCCTCAGCAATGACGGCACATGCAATGACTACGAAAACCGCCCGGAATTATGCAAAAATTTTCCTGCACCATCAATCTATCTTATGGACGGATACCTTCCCGACGGCTGCAGCTTCCGCATGTCAACGGAGACGGATTTCGAAAAAATCCTTGAACATGCCATAAAAGATACAGCAGGTTTCAAGGCCGTTCCCTGCTCCGACAAAAAAAAGTCCGGGTTTTCCGGCAGCTAA
- a CDS encoding GtrA family protein, with protein MNFPRIDSKGLARFLRYGCVGGGTFLLDLGLLYIFTSCLGLSPVIAAGPTFLIAVSINYLISRKMVFKGSSRPLKHGYLGFLLIAGTGLVIVTGGMLILVNFLHWQYLISRVAVSLITGMWNYLLNLYVNFRVAGRHI; from the coding sequence ATGAACTTTCCGAGAATTGATTCAAAAGGACTGGCAAGATTCCTCCGATACGGATGTGTAGGCGGCGGAACATTTCTGCTTGATCTCGGCCTGCTTTACATCTTCACTTCCTGCCTGGGCTTATCTCCGGTTATCGCAGCCGGTCCGACCTTCCTCATTGCGGTATCAATCAACTACCTTATAAGCAGAAAAATGGTTTTCAAAGGCAGCTCACGACCTTTGAAACACGGGTACCTCGGTTTCCTGCTGATTGCGGGGACAGGACTTGTGATCGTAACCGGCGGCATGCTTATTCTTGTGAATTTTCTGCACTGGCAGTACCTTATATCGCGGGTGGCTGTTTCATTAATCACCGGCATGTGGAATTATCTGCTGAATCTGTACGTCAATTTCCGGGTAGCCGGCAGGCACATCTGA
- a CDS encoding UDP-glucuronic acid decarboxylase family protein, translated as MKQSGHYTVTGGAGFLGSRLCEKLLELGHEVLCVDNFYTGRKSNIVGLLDSPYFEMMRHDVTFPLYVETDNIFNLACPASPIHYQFDPVQTTKTSVHGAINMLGLAKRVKARIFQASTSEVYGDPACHPQTEDYWGNVNPIGLRACYDEGKRCAETLFFDYHRQHGVPIKVARIFNTYGPRMAVDDGRVVSNFIVQALRGDPITIYGDGSQTRSFCYIDDLIDAFIRVMDTDDSFTGPINLGNPTEFTIKALAETVIDMTGSSSRLVYRPLPENDPTQRRPDISLARKVLEWEPSTPLKKGLKPTIEYFDRILAE; from the coding sequence ATGAAACAATCCGGGCATTACACAGTAACAGGCGGAGCCGGTTTTCTGGGGTCCAGACTCTGTGAGAAACTCCTTGAGCTTGGACATGAAGTCCTGTGCGTGGACAATTTCTATACCGGACGCAAATCCAATATTGTCGGGTTGCTGGACAGCCCCTACTTCGAAATGATGCGGCACGATGTAACTTTTCCTCTTTACGTTGAGACGGATAACATATTCAACCTGGCCTGTCCGGCATCCCCTATTCACTATCAGTTTGACCCTGTGCAGACCACCAAGACATCAGTTCACGGGGCCATCAACATGCTGGGACTGGCCAAAAGGGTCAAAGCAAGAATATTCCAGGCATCCACATCGGAAGTATATGGAGATCCGGCCTGCCATCCGCAGACCGAGGACTACTGGGGCAACGTGAATCCCATCGGTCTCCGGGCCTGCTATGATGAAGGAAAACGCTGCGCCGAAACCCTTTTCTTCGACTACCACCGGCAGCACGGGGTACCCATCAAGGTCGCGCGCATATTCAATACATATGGGCCCCGCATGGCTGTTGACGATGGCCGCGTGGTCTCGAATTTCATTGTCCAGGCCCTGCGCGGAGACCCGATAACAATTTACGGTGACGGTTCTCAGACCCGCTCGTTCTGCTACATTGACGACCTGATAGATGCATTCATCCGGGTAATGGACACCGATGATTCGTTCACCGGCCCCATAAACCTCGGCAACCCGACAGAATTTACAATAAAAGCCCTTGCGGAAACGGTTATAGATATGACCGGTTCCTCTTCCAGACTTGTCTACCGCCCGCTGCCGGAAAACGATCCGACCCAGCGCCGACCGGATATATCTCTGGCCAGAAAAGTGTTGGAATGGGAACCTTCAACACCTCTGAAAAAAGGATTGAAGCCGACTATAGAATATTTTGACCGTATACTCGCAGAATAG